One genomic segment of Nonomuraea coxensis DSM 45129 includes these proteins:
- a CDS encoding glycosyltransferase family 4 protein has protein sequence MASDASRQDSSQSAGRVSAKSARAGVGGLLKGFVQHPIIVSRVVATKVKSDPVRVAQAAADALPPRLRPIVGSVAWPAARGARRMVRKLGMRVLKGPWNEAKALWDAGRVSEAAAVLDAHTKYPFIKRRAAYYRGELAAISPDPIPPGPKVAILERVKGRVLHLVTNALPYTQAGYTVRTHRIVTSQKAAGLDPHVVTSWGWPMMQGHADAPPYEEIDGIPYYRHLPDGHGEVPFEMRGRMVRGADSVTKLVTQLRPQVLHAATDHRNGSVAHAVRERTGTPFVYEVRGFLEETWASRDPIRVGSERHVLQREREAFLMREADAVVTLAETMATEIVERGVPRERIHLAPNAVDDSLLTARYDGASFRAAHGIAPGEIVIGSVSSIVAYEGFATLLRAAALLRDAGTPVRVLIVGDGAERENLLTLVEELALKDAILPGRVGPDEALQAQDAIDIFACPREDLRVCRLVTPLKPVEAMALGKPVVLSDLPALSELVGSDGAGLLVPPGDPEALAKAVAGLRDDPARRAEMGEAGRAEVAAKRTWSRVAETYRSLYQSLAES, from the coding sequence TCCGACGCCAGTCGTCAAGACTCCTCCCAAAGCGCCGGCAGGGTTTCCGCGAAGTCCGCCCGTGCCGGTGTCGGTGGGCTTCTCAAGGGCTTCGTCCAGCACCCGATCATCGTCTCCCGCGTCGTCGCGACCAAGGTCAAGTCCGACCCCGTCCGCGTCGCCCAGGCGGCCGCCGACGCGCTCCCGCCCCGGCTGCGGCCCATCGTGGGCAGCGTGGCCTGGCCGGCGGCCCGCGGTGCCCGGCGCATGGTGCGCAAGCTCGGCATGCGGGTGCTCAAGGGCCCGTGGAACGAGGCCAAGGCGCTGTGGGACGCCGGCCGGGTGAGCGAGGCCGCCGCCGTGCTGGACGCCCACACCAAATACCCGTTCATCAAGCGCAGGGCCGCCTACTACCGCGGCGAGCTGGCCGCCATCAGCCCCGACCCGATCCCGCCCGGCCCCAAGGTGGCCATCCTGGAGCGGGTCAAGGGGCGGGTGCTGCACCTGGTCACCAACGCGCTGCCGTACACGCAGGCCGGCTACACCGTCCGCACCCACCGCATCGTCACCTCCCAGAAGGCCGCGGGGCTCGACCCGCACGTGGTCACGAGCTGGGGCTGGCCGATGATGCAGGGGCACGCCGACGCGCCGCCGTACGAGGAGATCGACGGCATCCCCTACTACCGGCACCTGCCGGACGGGCACGGCGAGGTGCCCTTCGAGATGCGCGGCCGCATGGTCAGGGGCGCCGATTCGGTCACCAAGCTCGTCACCCAGCTCCGCCCGCAGGTCCTGCACGCCGCCACCGACCACCGCAACGGGTCGGTGGCCCACGCCGTGCGCGAGCGCACGGGCACGCCGTTCGTCTACGAGGTGCGCGGCTTCCTGGAGGAGACCTGGGCCTCCCGCGACCCGATCAGGGTCGGCAGCGAGCGGCACGTGCTCCAGCGCGAGCGCGAGGCGTTCCTGATGCGCGAGGCCGACGCGGTGGTCACGCTGGCCGAGACCATGGCCACCGAGATCGTCGAGCGCGGCGTGCCGAGGGAGCGCATCCACCTCGCGCCCAACGCCGTGGACGACTCCCTGCTCACCGCCCGCTACGACGGCGCCTCCTTCCGCGCCGCCCACGGCATCGCACCCGGCGAGATCGTCATCGGCTCGGTGTCGAGCATCGTGGCCTACGAGGGCTTCGCCACCCTGCTGCGGGCCGCCGCGCTGCTGCGCGACGCGGGCACGCCGGTCCGGGTGCTCATCGTGGGCGACGGCGCCGAGCGGGAGAACCTGCTGACGCTGGTCGAGGAGCTGGCGCTCAAGGACGCGATCCTGCCCGGCCGGGTCGGCCCCGACGAGGCGCTGCAGGCCCAGGACGCCATCGACATCTTCGCCTGCCCGCGCGAGGACCTGCGGGTCTGCCGGCTGGTGACGCCGCTGAAGCCGGTCGAGGCCATGGCGCTCGGCAAGCCCGTGGTGCTCAGCGACCTGCCCGCCCTGTCGGAGCTGGTCGGCTCCGACGGCGCCGGCCTGCTGGTGCCGCCGGGCGATCCCGAGGCGCTGGCGAAGGCCGTGGCGGGGCTCAGGGACGATCCCGCCAGGCGGGCCGAGATGGGTGAGGCCGGTCGCGCGGAGGTGGCCGCGAAGCGGACCTGGAGCCGCGTTGCCGAGACCTACCGGTCCCTTTACCAGTCGCTTGCCGAAAGTTGA